The Ricinus communis isolate WT05 ecotype wild-type chromosome 8, ASM1957865v1, whole genome shotgun sequence sequence GACCTTAATCTCGTCGTCTATTCTAACTTTATTTTACTATCAGCTTAAGACATTAACATAGTAAAGATTAATacaatcaattaaatttatatgatcaataattcaatcaattatttttgagaTCCAAATGGTAAAAGTGTTTACTTTTAGTAGATAGAGGAGATCTTCAGTCCAAGTCATCATTCTTATGCTAAATAGTTTTCATCTTTATGATAAATGTAATAATCACTATCTCGAGGTCTTGAGTCAAAGTCATCATTTCTATTCTAaatagtttttgtttttatgatAAATGTAAGAATGACTACCTCTTACACATTGGGATAAcaacataattaaatcaattcaataataatttcaaatttaaaattcctATTTGCatcaattaaattgatattaataatatttccaaatttaaaatatgatgcAAAAGCAATgcaataataattcaaaattttagaaGTCCTATTCGCATCAATTAAATGGATTCAATAATAACAGttcctaattaaaattttctatttgtataatttttatactaGGAATAGAGACCAACTTACACAagtcttttttaaattagagtTGCCTCAGTAGACCGGCGGCAAGGTCACTGTGgtacaaaaataataagactTAAGACTGTGAGATGATAAGGaaattttcttgaatttggtgaatctgtttttatttgaattttcaagTTGTTGTTGGTGAATGGTGATGGCCTTGGCAAGTTGGAAGATGGGGCAGCATGCCATTGCCTACTGCTTTTCTTGCATATTCTTGAAAAACCAACATTTATGTATAGATATTGGAGGATCCCTTTGGGAAATAAGAAAGCTCCTTTGACATCTATTCATcgttttgattaattaatctatttaaataatttaatcaataaaagaattcattttgattcttgaaattaatatttaataagaaaatttataattaaatcaagacaattcttttaaaagaactgtatgttaatttatcttaatatctaaatctatatatagctaaataattttttcaaataatattcttaccttattaaaataatttttttatatattctgagaaaatatttatgctgatattattgatttcatttaatttttatatttaagaatttataagtttaatatagtttatgttttaatatttaaataaaaatataaaaatctcattataattaggagttcaagatttttatttttaattaatttattttatattttaattagttaataagaAAACATTATTGGAGaggttaaattatttttacttttaatttgtttattaatctaaaataaaaataaatattaatatcaaattaattatggATTGATATTCCTTATAAACTATCATTAGGTTGtgcaaaaatagaaaattaaaacaagtTAAAAGTATCAGTTAAGTATCTTTTATTAGAAAGTAGAAATAAATCTTTTgctctaatttaataaataaatatattttttgattttagtatttaatattaaattcaaggatcaattaaactttttattaaatcgactaatattaaaatctaacgaaaagataaaatatcgacaaaatcaagatttaatgacatttaaattttttaaaataaaataaattatggtCTTCCCATCTCTCCTAAACTTTTCCGGGTCTTCGGCTTGAGCTATATGAGGCAGAAACTCGTCTCACGTACGGTTCGGAGGCCGAGCCCCACTCCCGCAGTAATGGTAGCGAAATTTGTAGGGAAAATGGATCTCTTTAAGTAGAATAGTTGAGTTGCTCAAACAATCCCAATCAGCTCTCTCACGGTAGAAAAGGCTTTCCCTCGAAGGCCAGAAGGGAGGCAAAAAATCaatagaatatttatattcgGAGGACTCTTCTGACCAAATAAGTAATCGTcagtaaaattattatttttttcttcaaacccaaagaatttactttaaTGCATAGTTATCGGCTCAGCATTGGATAAGAATAAGTGAAATAcccattttttaaaaaaaggattcaaatctttttctattagtaAAGCCTAAACgttcttattaaaaaagaaaactaaagcATTAAcgagcaaaaaaaaaaaaagcaccTTACTACGCACCTTTactaatattagaatataagaCCAATCTCGATAAAAGAGCAGGTTTCCTTGCTCTTTCTTTACGATTTCCTCCAACTAAGCCTCCGGTAGGCACAATTAAGTACTAAGTTTACGGCACTAACAAGCATACAagatttttatgttaatttggTCAAAATTCATGAAGTTCGATCCTCAGTATAAATGTACCAGGGCATGCAATATGTGAAGGTTCAAAATACAAATGcagttttttattattattattgagcCCTAATACTAAACTTTGAAAGATTAAcatattaagtaaattatatttcagaTCAGGATTTTGCTAGAATACTCATGTAGCACCGTATTATTAtaagtctattttttaattaatattattttaaatagtttacttattttatgttattctATATTATTCTACTAATATAGATGGTAaatgtattatatataatttttaattatttatacgaatcaaaattttatggtTAAATCTTATAAGTGTCAAGTaccactaattaaatttttagttgaattttataattgttatgtaccactaattaaattttaaaaatagaaaaaattcttaataaataaaaataatttatttaattaatcaataattaagtattatatataattgactaatttaatatttaattatgataaaaaattattaaattaaaataacataaatatttataaatttatatgagaCTAGAATGacttttttataagaatattagaaaagaaattaaaatttaacatttttcGCTAATTCCCATATTACtcatttgaaaatatattttaaaaaaagttttgTGTTGAGTACATAATTGAGTGACTATAAGCAAAGCCAAAGGTACCAAACAATAAAATCACTATCAACTACCACCCGCAGGAAATTTATTTCTCCGACATATATAATTCTTGCCGTACAGTTTGCTgtttgggtttttcttttataagaaTCGTCTTTTTAGAACTATAAAAATGGGTTTTTAGATGTCAAATTTAGTATGCAATCCGACCAATCATAGCAGTTTGTCCCCATATCTTAATTGGCCTAAGAATTTATGATTGGTGTACAGAGTGGAGACATTAAAGAATAGACTGAAATGATGTTGGCTTGTCAACtagatattattttcagagtttctttttttttttatttttttttattttctttggttAGAACCTTTTTGTGCTAAAAAAGAACTAATTCAACATGAATGTTTCAATTTCGAATTCATATTagtctataataaaaaataaaataaaaaaacaaaataggCAAATTGCTTTCTAAGTTTTATTGGTTtgagcttttattttattttaaaaagtgattgattgaattatttatttttatcgacatttagattattttttaaaattgctcAATAATAAAGTGTTAAagagattaaaagaaaaaaagaatattcttaaatataaagaacggttaaagcaagaaaaaagaaaaggaaaggccGAAATCCGCGTGAAtgcaaaatttcaaaaagctGGATTCTTTGTAATTATTTCAACTTTATCTAATAAGAAAGGGATTTCAGTAGTCAGtccatttaattaaaatgcaAATTGAGAGCAGCTCTAAATGATTCACATTTTTTAAATGTGGGAGACTCCTCTCACTCTCTCCTGGTCCACATTTGCCCTTTCAACACATTCCTTCTCCCTTTAAGAGTGTCCATTGGCCAAATATCATTGCTGCCTCTCATTTTTATTCTACTACAAaagctaaatttattaatttctttctcaaaatttctaatttttcctcttttctttttttgtctttataaaattctataaataggGATAGCAACGAATCAAAActccttttaatttaatatcctATTTCAATTAAACAAACTCACCCGAAATCCAATTTTTAAACCCCATTCAGATGATAAGTTCGAGATAAAGAAGAAAGCAAGGAAATTATTttgcaataataataacatggTCAATGCAGCCACCTGGTGCCTTTACAAATGAGTTGGGCCTATTCCTCTTGGATCCACAAAATATAGCCGGATCCGACCATTTTTAAGTGGTGTGGACTGGTTTGGTCCCCCATTTATTGAATAGAACTCGAGCCAGGAAAGACATGATATGAACCTCCATGTACATCACCAGTCAGAAGCTTCAGATTCAATCCCAagagattaaaatataaaaatacaaaatgatAACCTGATACGTTTTTGAACCTCTTCCTGCCTAATCTGTATACTTACTTCCCAAATGATGATATTATCAGTCTTGCCGAACAAGATACACAGAGAACCAGGTTGCTCACCCAAACAAAACCACTCATCATCTTTGAAAAAGCTAACTAGTTACTAAGGTTTTCCTACTGAAATTACACCATAAGACCTTGTGGAGGAGCAGCTGCAGGTGCCCTAGGCTTAGGCTTTTCCACCACAATGGCTTGAGTTGTCAGGACCATTCCAGCAACTGATGCCGAATTCTGCAGGGCACATCTTGTCACCTTTGCTGGGTCAATAACTCCAGCCTCCACCAAGTTTTCATATTTGTCTGTCATGGCATTATAGCCAATCTCCCATTCGCGAGCTTTTACCTTCTCCACAACCACCTCGCCTTCTATTCCAGCATTCTGAGCTATCAATGAAGCTGGGGCTACCAGTGCCTAGAGAAAAATCCAGTCAGTAAAATCATCCAAACATGAAGACGACAAAAATCCAATGACCTTGAACAGTATACAAACAGGATATAAACCCAGCAATATTGTTCAGTCAACCCCTTGCAACTTCACATAAGAATTAGTTCAGTTTGCAATAGACAAAAGCAAGATGACCAGTATGAGAGATGAGAGTCTATAAACCCCAACCCCCAATTAACCATGGTACGACTCTTGACTAATTTGGAGGGCACTAGGATCTCCAAAAGGGTACTAACCTCATGTTTATCAAAGAAcagaatattaatataacaagCATCACTTAAATCCTGTTACTAACAAGCTTATAGCAAACTGACTTCCTCCAAAATGTTACGAACacaatattatcattatatatGCAACTAAATCAAGCAACCTCTACCTTTTGCACAATGTCAGCACCTAGCCGCTCATCTGCATCCTTAATCTTCTCCTTAATAGCAGGAACAACAGTTGAGAGATGAACCAATGCAGCACCACCACCAGGGACAATGCCTTCCTCTATTGCAGCAAATGTAGCGTTCTTGGCATCCTCAATTCGGAGTTTACGGTCTTCAAGCTCAGTCTCCGTTGCAGCTCCCACTTTGATGACAGCAACCCCACCGGACAATTTAGCAATTCTTTCAGCCAGTTTCTCGGAGTCATAAACAGAATCTGTCTCAGCCAACTCCCTTTTCAATTGAGCAATCCTAGCTTGCAACTCATCCTTGGATGCAGCATCTGCAATAAGGGTGGTGGAATCCTTGGTAATGGTCACTTTTCTAGCAATACCAAGCTGCTCGACTGATGTGTTTTCAACGAGCAAACCAAGATCACTGGCTTGGAACTCAGCTCCTGAGATGTAGAAAACCCAGAGAGAAGATTAGAACCAATCAACCATCCAATAATTTTAGcaaacaatataaaatatcaaataactcaTTACCAGTCAAGATAGCAATATCTTGAAGCAACGCTTTTCTCCTTTCACCAAATCCAGGAGCTTTGATGGCAGCAACATTTAGGATACCTCGCATCTTGTTCACAACGAGGGTAGCCAAAGCCTCCCCAGTAACATCTTCAGCAATTATGAGCAAAGGTGCTCTCAATTGAGTGGTCTTCTCCAGCAGCGGAATTATGTCCTTGATTGCCGTAATTTTTTGATCAGTGACTAGTACTCTTGcattctcaaattcacaaattaACTTCTCAGGATTTGTTACAAATTGAGGAGAGATATAACCTCTGTCTATCTGCAATCCCACAAAGAACCAGGAAAACATTTTAGAATCTACTAACAAGAATTAGCTCATGGGCCAAAGAGGAAGAGCGATGGAAGAGGAATGAATAAAGTACCTCCATTCCTTCTTCAACTTCTACTGTTGTCTCAAATGAGGATGATGACTCAATTGATAGAACACCATCAGGCCCAACCTTGTCAATTGCATCAGCAATCATTGTCCCAATGAGCTCATCATTTCCAGCAGAAATGGAAGCAACAGCTGCAGACATAACCCAACATAGATTATATATCAtgtatgagaaaaataattggtTTTACAGATGTATTTGATTGGTTATCAAGGAGGATAATACCTTTAATGTCATCGCGACCTTTAACAGGCCTAGCCTTCTTTTCTAGCTCTTCTATCAAACCTTGTACGGTCTTATCAATCCCTCTTTTTATTGAGACTGGGTTGGCACCAGAAGTGACACTTAAAAGccctaatttaattatttcccGTGCAAGGACTGATGCAGTTGTCGTTCCATCACCAGCAGAGTCATTAGTTTTACTTGCGACCTTCATCCCACAAATACCAAAACATATCAGTTTCCTAGTTCTCAATCCATACAGCATAATAAAGCTAAATGTATAATAATGTACCAGCAATTTGTACATAAACAAAAATGACAGGTAAATTGTTAAGTTAGACAGTAGACTAGGAGAGAAATTCTATGAAGCATGGTCCAACCTCTCTTATCAGAGCTGCACCAGCATTCTCCATGGGATCAGGTAACTCAATTGCTCGGGCAATTGTTACTCCATCATTGACTACCTTGGGACTTCCAAACTCATCCAAGACAACATTTCTCCCTACAAGACGTGCACATAATTGTTTGTTGGAACTTCGATAATGATAGAAGACTATGTTGTAACAGAGACTTCGTATAAAATGCCGCaggaattatagaaaaaagagtatattttgaACCATTGAGAAAACTAGAAGTAAACACACATAATTGTCTAGGGGAAGAATTATGTATGTACTACAGAAACTCAAAACTATCAGATTACTATACAACAAATTAACACCCATTAATAACTGTGCACTTGGGAAGGATAAATATGGGAAACGGCAGTTGTGCAACCTACTTTGGGCTCTATATAAAGggttcaaaaagaaaacatactTGTTGAACAAAATATCTTATGAATCGTAAAACCCACTTGGTTTCTTAAAGCAATCagtttaacatatatatagcCATCATTACAAATCCCCAGTAAAATTGTTGAGATTTACACCAATCTCTTTGAACAATTAGTGCTTTAAATTAAGCAAGATGATGAAATTACCCCTAGGACCAAGTGTAAGCCCAACAGCATCAGCAAGCTTATCAATGCCAGATTGAAGTGCAGTCCTGGAATTCTGGTCAAAGGCGATATCTTTGGCATTAGCACGCACTGTAAATCTTCTAGATGATTGCCCGTAATTCAGCCTTTGATTCTGCTGCTGATTTGTTCTCCTCCTCAAATTCCCCTGCAAGTAAATGCTCATTTAGTAAACAAAAGAAGTCCAAAAACTTTACGTATTGAATAGAGAAATGCTGATATTGCCTATCTATAAAGCAATATCACTTGCTAGACGAAACAACTACAACTTGCAAAAGCTGTCAGGCAAATGACAAAAATGGTCTTTACTATCCATAAAAACACATAACAAACAAAAACGAAACCCATAAAGCCCTTCTAAAATTTGCACCAGTATCTCCATCTTAAAGCTATAAAGTTCTTGAATTACAGGTAAGATAATACCAAGCTTTTCTCTATCTTTCCCAAGAAACAATCAGAAGAATTCTCACTAAACTAAAACAAGAGCAACCCAGTGAATACCTGTTTGGGAGAGCATAGAATGGAAGCAGTGGAAATAGCATTAGAAGTTGCCATTTTCTTTAACAGCAAACAGAGAGAAGAGTCGCAGAGGGTTTATGTGTTTAGGTGGGTTGTGTGGATAAGGAAAGTGGGAGGCAGAGAAAGGTATTAGGGTTTAGTTTAGCTTTATTGTTGAAAAATGAGGTTCCAGAAGATTCTTTAGAGTTCTTAGAACCGTTGCGAGTTTGTAGTCTCTACACTGATGTTTTGTTTGGTTGTTCCTGGTGGCTAGCCGCTACCGAGCCACTTTGCTTGTTGGTTGCAATTGCAAATGTCTTTTCGGTaaataaatcacaaaatattttttttctttttcatgtttagctaaaaaagaaaagaaaatatttttctgttacttgaaaagtaaaataagaaagaaaaaagattattatataatgCATTTACTGTTTTACCATTATTTAATACATGAAGAGATGTTAATATCGAAGAAATGTAAgatagtaaaattaatataaatggtATAATTTTTCCTTCAATCTTCTATATGTTTTCcatttaaagaagaaaacaataaaaaaatatatatttattttattttattattttctctgctttttataaagtaaaattgaaataaccctttattttctattattttggtGAAATAAATACAAGGCAAAGTTCGAAAACAAAATTTAAGCATGAGTAGAACTGATGCCAAAGGCATCGTTGAGCATCAACGATTCAAGACTAGCAGACACTTGGAGAATCATCTTAGAACCAATATCCTTCACAAAAGCTTGTTTAGCCAACCAATAAGCACACAGGTTAGCTTCACGAAACTAAAGTTGCCAAGGTCTATGCATAAGCTCGAGAATCGCCATAATAAAGCTGCACACAGGAGGACTATTAATGACTTCATGCGTCAAGCTATCAATAACAGCCTTAAAGTCAAGCTCAACACAAAGTTTCTTAAACCCCAAAGACCAAGGCATATTTAGACCCGATAATAAACCCTAGAGCTCAGACTTGAACACTGAGCAATCTCCAATACTCTGAGAGAAGCCTGCCCAAATGAATTTCATAACAAACCTCCAGTAACCGCACATGAGCCTCGAAGACAACTATCAGAGTTCAATTCCACCCACCTAGTAGGAGGAGGATCCCAACCAACTAGAGAGGGATGATCAGAATGAGGAACTTTAGTCACAATATCAAGTTCAAATAAAGCATGAGAAAAGGTTAAACAAAGTTGAAGGATGAACTGAGTAAGTGTAGCTAAAGGATTGAAAAAGTTGAAGACCAAATTGTTCCGCCAAAGCCAAAGTTGCCAAACAGAAACCCCAAAAAGTAGCTTCGAATCTGAAATTAGAGGACAAGCAAACTTAGAGCTTTTTAAACAACGGAGGAGCCAATAATGACAATCTAAAGAAAAGAACTCATGCCATAGATCTTTCTCCACAAATTGATGCCAAACAGATTTTGCATATGTACAGTCTCCAATTGCATGCAAGGAGTTTTCATCATAAACATGGCAGCGAGAACACAGGCTTGAAGGAATAATACCACGTTTAGTGCATAAAGACCCAGTGGTCAGACTATCATGAGCTAGAAGCCAAAGGGTGGTCTTGATTATGTTTGGGCCATTCCATTTTCAAATGATATCCTAGATCTTGTTCTCTACATCACCACTATTACTCGATAGAAAAGTAAAAGCCGATTTGCAGGAAAAGGAACCACTTTAAGAAGGAGCTTAAATGATTGAGTATGGTCCGAGATGAAGCATAAAAGGGCAATGAACTGCAAGCTTAAAGCACATTGAGTTGGGAAGAAATTCCTGAAAAATATACTAGCTCCAAGAGCCATTACAAACAAAATCCTTAATCGAAGGATTTAGAAGGGTATTAGGAAGTTCTCTAATGgccaaatccctcaaagctcCCAATCCGTCAACCCAACTATCTTCCCAAAAGCGAATGGAGCAGCCGTTTCCCATAAACCATCTTGTACTAAGGATGACGTTCTCTAAGATGGAGCAAATACCATGCCAAGTCAAAGAAACATTACCAACCATTATGAGATCCCATTGGCGCTGCCCCCCTTTCAGATACTTCCCACGTAAAATCTAAACCCATAAACAATCAACTTTAGAAAGCTAGACCCCAccctaattttattaagaggGCTTCGTTGGCCGGGCGAGAGTGCTTTAAGCCCAGACCATCAAGACTTTTTATCTGGCACATCTTGTTCCACTTGACAAGATGCAATTTACGCTTGGATTCAACGCTGCCCCAAATGAAATTTCTAATCAAACGGTATATCTTATCATATGTGGATGCAGGAAGCTTGGCCGttttcataaaaattgtaGACATAGATTGGAGGATGGATTTGGCCAAGGTAATACAACATGCTAAGGATAAATGATTTGCTTTCCAACCACTTAGTTTATTGTGGACCTTATTAACTAAGGATGAGAAGGTAATCTTCGAGAGACGAACATGAATCAGGGCATTCCAAGATACTTATCCAAATTACTGATTTGAATGAAGCTAAATTTAGAGCTAATATCATGCTTTTAAGGTAGCTGAGACATTCTTGAAAAAAAACCCGTTGTTTTAGAGTGATTCACCTTTTGGCTGGAAGGAATACAAAATTTCTTAAGAACACACTGAATAACATTGACTTGATTTAGGGAAGCCTtgaagaagaggaggaagTCACCGGCAAACAAATGCAAAAGCATAGGGCAATTTCTACTTAACTGAATAGGCTGCCAAGCATTACATGCAAAAGCCTCTTGAATACAATGTGATAGTCGCTCCATACACAAGATGAAAATGTAGGGAGAGAGCGGATCACCCTGGCGAATGCCACGTGAAGGAACAAAAgaattagttttctttttattttatctcattctAAACATAAGGTaagaggaactcctaggctAGTGATCAACTAT is a genomic window containing:
- the LOC8262033 gene encoding ruBisCO large subunit-binding protein subunit alpha-like, with product MATSNAISTASILCSPKQGNLRRRTNQQQNQRLNYGQSSRRFTVRANAKDIAFDQNSRTALQSGIDKLADAVGLTLGPRGRNVVLDEFGSPKVVNDGVTIARAIELPDPMENAGAALIREVASKTNDSAGDGTTTASVLAREIIKLGLLSVTSGANPVSIKRGIDKTVQGLIEELEKKARPVKGRDDIKAVASISAGNDELIGTMIADAIDKVGPDGVLSIESSSSFETTVEVEEGMEIDRGYISPQFVTNPEKLICEFENARVLVTDQKITAIKDIIPLLEKTTQLRAPLLIIAEDVTGEALATLVVNKMRGILNVAAIKAPGFGERRKALLQDIAILTGAEFQASDLGLLVENTSVEQLGIARKVTITKDSTTLIADAASKDELQARIAQLKRELAETDSVYDSEKLAERIAKLSGGVAVIKVGAATETELEDRKLRIEDAKNATFAAIEEGIVPGGGAALVHLSTVVPAIKEKIKDADERLGADIVQKALVAPASLIAQNAGIEGEVVVEKVKAREWEIGYNAMTDKYENLVEAGVIDPAKVTRCALQNSASVAGMVLTTQAIVVEKPKPRAPAAAPPQGLMV